One segment of Rhodopirellula baltica SH 1 DNA contains the following:
- a CDS encoding SPFH domain-containing protein, whose product MSLRRHKSWIGLAFSGLWILGGLYFAFLWFFCRVYVPEGHSLQLRYKGPLVLTAPEAEPNRLAGDGEVGVRAKMMGPGRHFYNPIYWQRNVVPDTVILPGEIGVVTCKVGESLPKGEFLVDGDLDGDNQATQRGILRKVFGPGRYRANPYAYEFKIVKREVKRYGNQEKNSGWVEIPTGYVGVVTLQTNNEQAGLQKGVQSKVLQPGLYPVNPNEQQIDIINVGYNESSIEVQKQVDAQGNPMHDEHGEPLATLDTGINFPSNDGFDIQLDFSAIWGVMPENAAQIVRVFGNLDAVEQKVIEPQSESICRNNGSKMGAIELLIGETREQFQTDVSEDFQSVLSEKEISMLYGLVRHIYIPKNVREPIQKGYVSDELKLTRDEETKTARIEADLREAERKVDLEAERVQVDTERLRAGVLAEGEKKAKEIAAETGRLIAQIDRETAELDAQRSVLLGRASAEAKQMAAEATADKFRLAVQAFGSPSAFNKWEFAEQLPTSLDLKMFYAGEGTLWTDLESVQPTLPLKSAPK is encoded by the coding sequence ATGAGCCTTCGCCGTCATAAATCTTGGATTGGTTTAGCGTTCAGTGGTCTGTGGATCCTGGGCGGTTTGTATTTCGCGTTTTTGTGGTTCTTTTGCCGCGTCTATGTTCCCGAAGGACATAGTTTGCAGCTTCGATACAAAGGGCCATTGGTGTTGACGGCTCCCGAAGCCGAGCCCAATCGATTAGCCGGCGACGGTGAGGTTGGCGTGCGCGCGAAAATGATGGGGCCGGGCCGACATTTTTACAATCCGATCTACTGGCAGCGAAATGTGGTGCCAGACACGGTGATTCTTCCCGGCGAAATCGGTGTGGTGACTTGCAAGGTTGGCGAGAGCTTGCCCAAGGGGGAATTTCTCGTCGATGGTGATTTGGACGGCGACAATCAAGCGACCCAGCGAGGCATCTTGCGAAAGGTCTTTGGTCCCGGCCGTTACCGTGCCAATCCATACGCGTACGAATTCAAAATTGTCAAACGCGAAGTGAAGCGATACGGCAACCAAGAGAAGAACAGCGGTTGGGTTGAAATTCCAACGGGATACGTCGGCGTGGTCACATTGCAGACAAACAACGAACAAGCCGGTTTGCAAAAGGGTGTTCAGTCGAAGGTGTTGCAGCCGGGGTTGTATCCGGTCAATCCGAACGAGCAACAAATCGACATCATCAATGTTGGCTACAACGAGTCCAGCATTGAAGTTCAAAAGCAAGTCGATGCTCAAGGCAACCCAATGCATGACGAACATGGTGAGCCACTGGCGACACTGGACACGGGAATCAATTTCCCCAGCAACGATGGTTTTGACATTCAATTGGACTTCTCAGCGATTTGGGGCGTGATGCCCGAAAACGCTGCCCAAATTGTTCGCGTCTTTGGCAACTTGGACGCAGTGGAACAGAAGGTCATTGAACCTCAGAGCGAAAGCATCTGTCGCAACAATGGTTCCAAGATGGGAGCGATTGAGTTGCTGATCGGTGAAACTCGTGAACAGTTCCAAACCGATGTCAGCGAAGATTTCCAAAGCGTGCTGTCGGAAAAAGAAATCTCGATGCTCTATGGCTTGGTGCGACACATCTATATCCCCAAGAACGTTCGTGAACCGATCCAAAAGGGATACGTCAGCGACGAACTGAAGCTGACCCGCGATGAGGAAACCAAGACGGCTCGGATCGAGGCAGACTTGCGAGAAGCGGAACGCAAGGTCGATTTGGAAGCCGAGCGAGTTCAGGTGGACACCGAACGATTGCGTGCTGGTGTTTTGGCCGAAGGCGAAAAGAAAGCCAAAGAGATCGCTGCCGAAACAGGGCGTCTGATCGCACAAATTGACCGTGAAACGGCAGAGTTGGACGCTCAGCGATCGGTCTTGCTCGGGCGTGCCTCGGCGGAAGCCAAGCAAATGGCGGCCGAAGCCACGGCGGACAAATTTCGGTTGGCGGTGCAGGCGTTTGGATCGCCCAGTGCTTTCAATAAGTGGGAGTTTGCTGAGCAGTTGCCGACGTCGCTGGATTTGAAAATGTTCTACGCCGGCGAAGGCACCCTGTGGACCGACCTGGAAAGTGTCCAGCCGACGCTGCCTCTGAAGTCCGCTCCAAAGTAG
- a CDS encoding L-serine ammonia-lyase: MNRPAESVDTVVPYFGVFDLFKIGIGPSSSHSVGPMRAAEAFLTELDDSDLLKSVSRVQIDLYGSLALTGLGHQTDVALLMGLLGETPDQIDTETIGEKLSSIRESKRLLLNGERPIDFCESTDLILHRRTVKGMHPNTMRFSAFTDIDSQTAAIEATYLSVGGGFIIREGQTSNSKKDNTKTNCSSDVPHPFTSASELLNQCDTHQISIHELALKNELTFRTSEEIREGLQRIWKVMQECVEKGCRTKGILPGGLNVERRAPDLFQTLTERSEPLDRDPLCVLDWVDLYALAVNEENAAGGRVVTAPTNGAAGIIPAVLHYLQRFCPNVTDETIERFLLTAAVIGSLYKRNASISGAEVGCQGEVGVACSMAAGALTEALGGTPHQVEEAAEIGMEHNLGLTCDPIKGLVQVPCIERNAMGAVKAINASRLALRGDGKHFVSLDRVIRVMKRTGADMSARYKETSRGGLAVNISEC, translated from the coding sequence GTGAATCGCCCCGCTGAATCCGTCGACACTGTGGTTCCGTACTTTGGCGTTTTTGACCTGTTCAAAATCGGAATCGGCCCCTCCAGCTCCCACTCGGTGGGCCCAATGCGGGCTGCGGAAGCCTTCCTCACCGAGCTCGATGATTCCGACCTGCTGAAAAGCGTTTCGCGGGTCCAAATCGATCTCTACGGTTCGCTTGCGCTGACCGGTCTGGGACACCAAACCGACGTCGCATTGTTGATGGGATTGCTGGGCGAAACCCCCGACCAAATCGACACCGAAACTATTGGCGAGAAGCTTTCGTCGATCCGCGAATCAAAAAGGTTGCTGCTCAACGGCGAACGGCCAATCGACTTTTGCGAATCAACCGATCTGATCTTGCATCGTCGAACAGTCAAAGGAATGCACCCCAACACGATGCGGTTCTCTGCATTCACGGACATCGACAGCCAGACCGCCGCAATCGAAGCAACCTACCTTTCCGTTGGCGGTGGCTTCATCATCCGCGAAGGACAAACCAGCAATTCTAAAAAGGACAACACAAAAACGAATTGCTCCTCCGATGTGCCTCACCCATTCACATCAGCCAGCGAGCTGCTGAATCAATGCGACACGCATCAGATTTCGATCCACGAGCTCGCCCTCAAAAACGAGCTAACATTTCGAACTTCCGAAGAAATCCGTGAGGGACTTCAGCGAATCTGGAAAGTGATGCAAGAATGCGTCGAGAAAGGGTGCCGAACCAAAGGAATCTTGCCCGGAGGACTGAACGTCGAACGACGTGCACCAGACTTGTTTCAAACACTGACCGAACGTAGCGAACCACTGGATCGCGACCCGCTGTGCGTCTTGGACTGGGTCGATCTGTATGCACTCGCGGTCAATGAAGAGAATGCCGCCGGTGGGCGCGTCGTGACCGCGCCGACCAATGGCGCCGCGGGAATCATCCCCGCGGTGCTGCACTACCTGCAACGTTTTTGCCCAAACGTCACCGACGAAACCATCGAACGTTTTCTACTGACCGCGGCGGTGATTGGATCGCTGTATAAACGAAACGCGTCAATCTCCGGTGCAGAGGTTGGTTGCCAGGGCGAAGTGGGCGTCGCATGCTCGATGGCCGCCGGAGCTTTAACCGAAGCATTGGGCGGAACACCCCACCAAGTCGAAGAAGCCGCCGAGATCGGAATGGAACACAACTTGGGTCTAACGTGCGACCCGATCAAAGGCTTGGTTCAGGTCCCTTGCATCGAACGCAACGCCATGGGAGCAGTGAAGGCGATCAACGCAAGTCGCTTAGCGCTCCGCGGAGATGGCAAGCACTTCGTTTCCCTTGACCGTGTCATTCGGGTGATGAAACGCACAGGCGCCGACATGTCAGCTCGCTACAAAGAGACCTCCCGCGGCGGTTTGGCCGTCAACATCAGCGAATGTTAA
- a CDS encoding Gfo/Idh/MocA family protein has translation MSDGKVKMAMVGLGFGSEFISIYQAHPDADVVAICRRNETELNKAGDQFGIDRRYTDFDAVLADPEVECVHINSPIADHAWMSLKALDAGKHVMCTVPMATTIEECQQICDKVKETGLKYMMAETVVYSREFLFIKDMYEKGELGKIQHLAASHPQDMEGWPSYWEEMIPMHYATHVVSPCLGLTNALAESVSCFGSGTVREEIAKKSGSPFAVQSCHIKLKDSDITAHIWRFLHDVARQYRESFDVYGTKRSFEWTLIENEPHVLHTAKKPEHEIPEKIEIPDFAHLLPEPIQRFTLPAEIHDADHLSFVQGGGHGGSHPHMVHEFVSAVKEDRDPWPNAPTAANWTCTGLCAHQSAMKGGELVRLPDFS, from the coding sequence ATGAGTGATGGCAAAGTGAAGATGGCAATGGTCGGCTTGGGCTTCGGGTCGGAGTTCATTTCGATCTATCAAGCTCACCCGGACGCTGACGTCGTGGCGATTTGCCGGCGCAACGAAACGGAACTGAACAAGGCTGGCGATCAATTTGGCATCGACCGACGCTACACCGACTTCGACGCCGTGTTGGCTGACCCAGAAGTCGAGTGCGTGCACATCAACAGTCCCATCGCTGATCATGCTTGGATGTCACTGAAGGCACTCGATGCCGGCAAACACGTGATGTGCACCGTGCCGATGGCAACGACTATCGAAGAGTGCCAGCAAATTTGCGACAAGGTCAAAGAGACCGGCTTAAAATACATGATGGCGGAAACCGTCGTTTACAGCCGCGAATTTTTGTTCATCAAGGACATGTACGAAAAAGGCGAACTGGGAAAGATCCAGCACCTTGCCGCATCGCACCCACAAGACATGGAAGGCTGGCCGAGCTACTGGGAAGAGATGATCCCAATGCACTACGCCACGCACGTTGTCAGCCCCTGCTTGGGTCTGACAAACGCTTTGGCAGAATCGGTCAGTTGCTTCGGATCGGGCACCGTTCGCGAGGAGATCGCCAAGAAATCAGGCAGCCCGTTCGCCGTTCAAAGCTGTCACATCAAACTAAAAGACAGCGACATCACGGCACACATCTGGCGTTTCCTTCACGACGTGGCTCGACAATACCGTGAGAGCTTTGACGTTTACGGAACGAAACGCAGCTTCGAGTGGACACTCATTGAAAACGAACCGCACGTGCTGCACACGGCAAAGAAACCTGAACACGAGATCCCAGAAAAGATCGAGATCCCTGACTTCGCACACTTGCTGCCAGAACCAATTCAGCGTTTCACCTTGCCAGCCGAAATTCATGATGCCGATCACCTGTCATTCGTCCAAGGCGGCGGACACGGCGGATCGCACCCACACATGGTGCACGAATTTGTGTCGGCAGTGAAAGAAGATCGCGATCCATGGCCCAACGCTCCCACGGCTGCGAACTGGACCTGCACCGGTTTGTGCGCTCATCAATCAGCGATGAAGGGCGGCGAACTGGTTCGCCTTCCCGACTTCAGCTAA
- the rho gene encoding transcription termination factor Rho, which produces MAKKKRAPRGRGGFGSQNGGQGQGQGGGGGQGGGGKSRSRRRRRGGGGGGGGNGGGNNGEPADFVSDAPLEEWDGILELHPNGYGFLRSPKNNYSRERTDPFVPGTMIEKFGLRQGLILKTMVQQAKRQQGPRVREILDVDGMSPESYADVASFDELTPINPEQPLKLEHGKLPLTNRVIDLLAPLGKGQRALIVAPPRSGKTIMLQHIAEGISQNHPELTMMVLLIDERPEEVTDMRRSIKGGEVIASSLDMDIESHVRLSQLVIDRAKRLAEMGQDVFLMLDSITRLARAFNKWVGKSGRGGATGTGGLDIRAMDVPKKLFATARAFQEGGSLTIVGTCLVDTNSRMDDAIFQEFKGTGNMEVILDRRLADRRVYPAIDISQSGTRREELLLDEETYETVSMLRRTLSEMHPVDAMEQLTKQLGRFEDNEGFLKLISGAKLA; this is translated from the coding sequence ATGGCGAAGAAAAAACGTGCCCCGCGTGGTCGAGGTGGTTTTGGTTCCCAAAATGGCGGTCAGGGCCAAGGCCAAGGTGGCGGTGGTGGCCAAGGCGGTGGTGGAAAATCACGTTCACGACGTCGGCGTCGCGGTGGCGGCGGTGGCGGAGGCGGAAACGGTGGTGGCAACAATGGCGAACCAGCCGATTTCGTAAGCGATGCACCACTCGAAGAGTGGGACGGCATCCTGGAACTGCACCCCAATGGCTACGGCTTTCTTCGCAGTCCCAAAAACAACTACTCTCGCGAACGCACCGATCCATTCGTGCCCGGCACGATGATCGAGAAATTCGGGCTCCGGCAGGGCCTGATTCTCAAAACCATGGTGCAGCAGGCTAAGCGACAGCAAGGGCCTCGGGTTCGAGAAATCCTCGATGTCGACGGCATGTCGCCTGAGTCTTACGCCGACGTTGCCAGCTTCGATGAACTAACACCAATCAACCCCGAGCAACCTCTTAAGCTCGAACACGGCAAGCTGCCTCTGACCAATCGAGTCATCGACTTGCTGGCACCGCTTGGCAAAGGACAACGTGCACTGATCGTCGCACCGCCACGCAGCGGGAAAACGATCATGCTTCAGCACATCGCTGAAGGCATCTCTCAGAACCATCCCGAATTGACGATGATGGTTTTGCTGATCGATGAACGACCAGAAGAAGTCACCGACATGCGACGTAGCATCAAGGGTGGCGAAGTGATCGCCAGTAGCTTGGACATGGACATCGAAAGCCATGTTCGACTCAGCCAACTGGTCATTGATCGAGCCAAACGATTGGCCGAAATGGGTCAAGACGTTTTCTTGATGCTCGACTCAATCACCCGTTTGGCCCGTGCATTCAACAAGTGGGTCGGCAAATCCGGCCGCGGTGGTGCGACGGGAACTGGTGGTTTGGACATTCGAGCCATGGATGTTCCGAAGAAATTGTTCGCAACCGCACGTGCGTTCCAAGAAGGTGGCTCGCTCACGATCGTCGGCACTTGCTTGGTCGACACCAATTCGCGAATGGACGATGCGATTTTCCAAGAGTTCAAAGGCACCGGTAACATGGAAGTCATCCTGGATCGACGCCTCGCCGACCGGCGCGTGTATCCTGCGATCGACATTTCGCAGTCGGGCACCCGCCGCGAAGAACTGTTGCTCGATGAAGAAACCTACGAAACCGTCTCCATGCTGCGACGTACTCTCAGTGAGATGCACCCTGTCGACGCGATGGAACAATTGACCAAGCAACTTGGTCGGTTCGAGGACAATGAAGGCTTCCTGAAGCTGATCTCAGGCGCGAAACTCGCCTGA
- a CDS encoding SPFH domain-containing protein has translation MRRLLRQGLIGTAGLGLLAAGLLGVIWFYMFCRIEVPSGHIAVLLKKTGSEIENSTEVVAEADFGKFKGLQEKVLTEGRYFYNPWNWDWDIVPQVEIPENRLGVRIRLYGDDLGYGNLIAYEPNQKGIAAEVLRPGRHQLNAVVYEAGQEVPRYRDNFIELVELHEPIVIPAGFKGVVTLLSAPPAEDPNQLLVEEGKRGVQEKTLDPGVYYINPYVQRVNLVDCRSQRFNLSNGGEMGFPSRDGFWVRLDGRIEFRVDPERAAEVFVTYNDSGNDDGYDARVEEEIIEKIILPNARSFCRLRGSDNSGRDFILGEKRLAFQKDFQQTLGETCRQQGIEIIQALVTRISPPQQIASPVRDRQIATQQAQQYVKEIEQQTSEQQLKIEQEMVKRKEALVEVDREVIKLTTEAMRQQEVAVIEAEQRKKVAEVELAAAKDQSEAILAQGKAEAEVIGFENEAEAAGWVKSVEAYNGEGDEYARWVMLRKLAPSYRQMMVNTADSSLMNIFNEFNEESSNDKDPPTAELNNPSNQDQSGESE, from the coding sequence ATGCGTCGTCTGTTGCGACAGGGCTTGATCGGCACCGCCGGTCTTGGCTTGCTCGCCGCCGGATTGCTAGGCGTGATTTGGTTTTACATGTTCTGCCGCATCGAAGTACCCAGTGGTCACATTGCGGTGTTGCTGAAGAAAACGGGCAGTGAAATCGAGAACTCCACCGAAGTCGTCGCGGAAGCTGACTTTGGCAAGTTCAAAGGCTTGCAGGAAAAAGTGCTGACCGAAGGTCGGTATTTCTACAACCCATGGAATTGGGATTGGGACATCGTTCCCCAAGTCGAAATTCCCGAGAACCGTTTGGGTGTTCGCATTCGCTTGTACGGCGATGACTTGGGCTACGGCAACTTGATTGCCTACGAGCCCAACCAGAAAGGAATTGCCGCGGAGGTGCTTCGTCCCGGTCGTCACCAATTGAACGCGGTTGTCTACGAGGCGGGGCAGGAGGTTCCTCGTTACCGAGACAATTTCATCGAGCTGGTGGAATTGCACGAACCGATTGTGATCCCCGCTGGGTTCAAAGGAGTCGTAACCTTGCTGTCAGCTCCACCCGCGGAAGATCCAAATCAACTTCTCGTTGAAGAGGGCAAACGTGGTGTTCAGGAGAAGACTTTGGATCCCGGCGTCTACTACATCAATCCCTATGTTCAGCGCGTGAACTTAGTGGATTGCCGCAGCCAACGATTCAATCTTTCCAATGGCGGCGAAATGGGGTTCCCCAGTCGTGATGGATTTTGGGTTCGATTGGACGGTCGGATCGAGTTTCGAGTGGATCCAGAGCGAGCCGCAGAAGTTTTCGTGACCTACAACGATTCCGGCAACGATGATGGATACGATGCCCGGGTCGAAGAAGAGATCATCGAAAAAATCATCTTGCCCAATGCACGTTCGTTTTGTCGTCTTCGCGGAAGTGATAACTCCGGCCGCGATTTCATCTTGGGTGAAAAACGATTGGCGTTTCAAAAAGACTTTCAGCAGACGCTGGGTGAAACCTGTCGCCAACAAGGCATCGAGATCATCCAAGCTTTGGTGACTCGCATCTCACCGCCACAGCAAATCGCGTCGCCGGTTCGTGATCGTCAAATTGCGACACAGCAAGCTCAGCAATACGTCAAAGAGATCGAGCAGCAAACCAGTGAGCAGCAGCTCAAGATCGAACAAGAAATGGTCAAACGAAAGGAAGCGTTGGTCGAAGTTGACCGAGAGGTCATCAAGCTGACCACCGAAGCGATGCGGCAACAAGAAGTCGCGGTGATCGAAGCGGAACAAAGAAAGAAGGTCGCTGAGGTGGAGTTGGCGGCGGCGAAGGACCAGTCCGAAGCCATTCTGGCACAAGGCAAGGCAGAAGCCGAAGTCATCGGATTCGAAAACGAAGCGGAAGCCGCCGGGTGGGTGAAATCAGTCGAGGCCTACAACGGCGAAGGTGATGAGTACGCCCGCTGGGTGATGCTTCGCAAACTAGCCCCGAGCTATCGCCAAATGATGGTCAACACGGCTGACAGTTCGCTGATGAACATCTTCAACGAATTCAACGAGGAGTCATCCAATGACAAGGATCCGCCAACCGCTGAATTGAACAACCCATCGAATCAAGACCAATCAGGAGAATCAGAATGA
- a CDS encoding L-fucose/L-arabinose isomerase family protein, protein MADEKMPQTITLIASGDLRDSANQVCWEAQKDMESRLIAAIESLGHRVVRGHQFDEARGHGFIRSQRQGMDVFRDIDPDAPLIVAEAVWQYSHHVLAGLTTHRGSILTVANWSGQWPGLVGLLNLNGSLTKAGVQYSSLWSKEFADAVFLDKLKSWLDTGSVAHEMSHVTPYEITSCDANTRALALQIAETLQREKAILGVFDEGCMGMFNAIIPDHLLHATGVFKERLSQSALYFESQQVSDEEAQSVRDWLDQAGMKFHTGTNHETDLTDDQILGQCRVYIAAMRIADDFGCDAIGIQYQQGLKDLLPASDLVEGMLNDSVRPPVFSRDGSRELYAGGPLTHFNEVDECAGLDGLITNRVHSALGQPVENTLHDLRWSDRDASGTTAEEVWVLEISGAVPASHFENGWADAEGFRQPPMYFPSGGSTIRGISKPGEVVWSRIFVADDRLHMDLGRATSIELPAEETQRRWDATTPQWPIMHAVLHGVSRDEMMARHKANHIQVAYAKSADEADLAMRAKALVANQLGMVVNYCGVRPDAP, encoded by the coding sequence TTGGCTGACGAGAAGATGCCTCAAACGATCACATTGATTGCCTCCGGAGACCTGCGAGATTCCGCGAACCAAGTTTGTTGGGAGGCCCAAAAGGACATGGAGTCGCGATTGATCGCGGCGATTGAATCGTTAGGACACCGTGTCGTTCGCGGTCATCAGTTCGATGAAGCACGCGGCCACGGTTTCATCCGTTCCCAGCGTCAAGGGATGGATGTGTTTCGTGATATTGACCCTGACGCTCCGCTCATTGTTGCTGAAGCGGTGTGGCAATATTCACATCACGTTTTGGCCGGTTTGACGACGCACCGTGGTTCCATTTTGACGGTGGCGAATTGGTCCGGCCAGTGGCCTGGTTTGGTGGGATTGTTGAATCTCAACGGTTCGTTGACCAAAGCCGGAGTGCAGTACAGTTCGCTGTGGAGCAAAGAATTCGCCGACGCCGTGTTCTTGGATAAACTGAAAAGTTGGTTGGACACCGGGTCCGTCGCTCACGAAATGAGTCACGTGACTCCATATGAAATCACCAGTTGCGACGCCAACACGCGAGCATTGGCGTTGCAGATTGCGGAAACGTTGCAGCGTGAGAAGGCCATCTTGGGTGTCTTCGATGAAGGATGCATGGGTATGTTCAACGCCATCATTCCTGATCATCTTTTGCACGCGACTGGCGTTTTCAAGGAGCGACTCAGCCAATCGGCACTCTACTTCGAATCTCAGCAAGTGAGTGATGAGGAGGCGCAGTCGGTACGCGACTGGTTGGACCAAGCGGGAATGAAATTTCACACCGGCACCAACCACGAGACCGATCTCACCGACGATCAGATTCTTGGGCAATGTCGGGTTTACATCGCAGCGATGCGAATCGCAGATGACTTTGGCTGCGACGCGATTGGGATTCAGTACCAACAAGGATTGAAAGATCTGTTGCCCGCAAGCGACTTGGTCGAAGGCATGCTCAACGACTCCGTTCGTCCCCCGGTCTTTTCTCGCGACGGTTCGCGTGAGTTGTATGCGGGAGGTCCCCTGACGCACTTCAACGAAGTCGATGAGTGTGCGGGTTTGGATGGATTGATTACCAACCGAGTCCATTCCGCTTTGGGGCAACCGGTCGAGAATACATTGCATGATTTGCGATGGTCAGATCGCGACGCGAGCGGCACGACCGCTGAAGAGGTTTGGGTGCTGGAAATCAGCGGTGCGGTCCCGGCTTCCCACTTTGAAAACGGTTGGGCGGATGCTGAAGGTTTCCGGCAACCGCCGATGTACTTTCCATCGGGCGGCAGCACGATCCGAGGTATTTCCAAGCCAGGCGAAGTGGTTTGGTCGCGGATCTTTGTGGCGGATGATCGGTTGCACATGGATTTAGGACGCGCGACCTCGATCGAATTGCCAGCCGAAGAAACGCAGCGACGCTGGGATGCTACGACCCCACAGTGGCCCATCATGCACGCGGTTCTTCATGGGGTTTCGCGAGACGAAATGATGGCGCGTCACAAGGCCAACCACATTCAAGTTGCTTACGCGAAATCAGCGGACGAAGCGGACTTGGCCATGCGAGCCAAAGCGTTGGTCGCCAATCAGTTGGGCATGGTCGTCAACTACTGCGGCGTGCGTCCCGATGCTCCTTGA
- a CDS encoding endonuclease/exonuclease/phosphatase family protein, which translates to MLLFGGIGARTVVADESFTAMTYNIRYLNTHDRQDLWSMRRSKVIETIASADVVGLQEVTVQQLHDIQEGTPEWTWYGVGRDDGKEGGEFAPIGYRHDRFEAMDHGTLWLSETPTVVGSKGWDAALPRTMTWMVLRRKLDRAEFLVINSHFDHRGQNAREQSGRLVAAEVDQRATDLPVIVMGDFNAMPDSAPLKALQSGEKVKLLDARDEVDGKPTGPTGTWNGFKAIQPDRRIDHVLVNDRVVVQEYRTLDPRTEAGRYASDHLPIAIRIDLK; encoded by the coding sequence ATGCTCCTGTTCGGCGGTATTGGTGCAAGGACGGTCGTTGCCGATGAATCTTTCACCGCGATGACCTACAACATTCGTTACTTAAACACACACGACCGGCAAGATCTCTGGTCGATGCGACGATCCAAGGTCATTGAAACGATTGCGTCCGCGGACGTGGTAGGACTGCAGGAAGTCACGGTGCAGCAATTACACGACATTCAAGAAGGCACACCCGAGTGGACTTGGTATGGCGTCGGGCGAGACGATGGAAAGGAAGGTGGTGAATTCGCTCCTATCGGATACCGACATGATCGATTCGAAGCGATGGACCACGGGACGCTTTGGTTGTCAGAGACACCCACCGTGGTCGGTTCGAAAGGTTGGGACGCAGCCTTGCCTCGGACGATGACTTGGATGGTGCTGCGTCGCAAATTGGATCGAGCTGAGTTTCTGGTTATCAATTCTCATTTCGATCACCGAGGCCAAAATGCTCGTGAGCAATCTGGTCGCTTGGTTGCCGCAGAAGTTGATCAACGAGCGACGGATTTGCCCGTGATTGTGATGGGCGATTTCAATGCGATGCCAGATTCGGCTCCGCTGAAGGCATTGCAATCCGGTGAAAAGGTGAAGTTACTGGATGCCCGAGACGAGGTGGATGGAAAACCCACGGGCCCGACCGGAACTTGGAATGGATTCAAAGCCATTCAGCCTGATCGGCGAATCGATCACGTCTTGGTCAATGACCGAGTTGTGGTCCAAGAATACCGAACACTGGATCCTCGAACGGAAGCCGGCCGCTACGCGAGCGATCACTTGCCGATCGCGATCCGGATTGATCTGAAGTAG